In Tumebacillus amylolyticus, the genomic stretch CTGGCCGGGGCGCAAGGCGAGTTGCAACGGACGGCGATGCCGTACTTTTTCCTCGTCTTGAGTTCCACGCCGGTCCTCGCGCTGCAAACGATGCTCGCCGCTTGCTTGCGAGCGTCCGGCGATACGCAGACGCCGCTTAAAGTCGGCTTGCAGATGAACCTCGTGCATGTCGCACTCGATGCCCTTTTTATCTTCGGCTTCGACATGGGCGTCGCAGGAGCGGGAGTTGCGTATCTGCTCGTGCAACTTTTCACGCTCGGTCTCTATCTGAGACGTGCCGCCCACCACCTCCCCACCCGACGAGACCTCAAACTGTCCCGCCCGATTCTTGCTCGGATGATGCGGTTTGCCGTACCCGCCGTCATCGAGCGACTGTTCAAACGCGGCGGGCAGGCCGTTTATCTCAGCTTCGTCGTGCGCATGGGCACGGAACCCTACGCCGCGAATAACATCGCCAACGTCCTCTCCCTTTTTACCTCGCTCCTCGGGGATGGCCTTGCCACGGGCGTTTCCATCGCAATGGGCCAAGCGATCGGCGACGAGACCTCAGACCGTCAAACTCTGCAAGCACGTCTGACCGAAATTCGCCGCTGGGGATTCCTCGGCGCGGCCGTTTCGATGACGCTGACGACCCTGCTGCTCTGGTGCCTCAGCCCTTGGATTTCACTTTGGTTCACCGACGAACCGCACGTCATTCAATTGATCACCCTCGTTCTCGGAATCTACATCTTCTGCCAACCGTTTTTCGCCGCCAACCTCATCGACTGCGCGGCGATTCAAGCGGGCGGCAACAGCACCTACACGATGTGGGTGACGATTCTCGGCGTGTGGGGCGTGCGCTTGGTCTTCATCCCGATTCTGATCTTCGGCTTTCACCTCGGACTCTCCGGCGTTTGGATGTGCATCGGGCTCGACCACATGACCCGCGCGTATCTCTACCGCCGGTATCGCTTGAAACGTGATATTCTGTACGTACCTTGAGAGGAGGCGCGGAACCCATGCTGTCATTTCGACCTGTGAACGTCCCGGAACACCAAGAGCAAGTGCTTCATTTCTTCAAATCGGCGGCCACCGACCCGAACGAAGTGTTTGACGAAGCCGAGTACATCGAGTTCGCCACGCAAAAATCAGAGGAACTCCCCGAAGGCTTCGTCTTCGCCGAGCATGACAACCAAATCGTCGGAGAACTCGTCCTGCGCACGCAGCTCTACGAAGACCGCCACGTCGGCTACGTCTCTCTGATCTACGTCATCCCCGAGGGACGCGGAGCCGGATACGCCCAACTCATGTTCACCTATACAGAGGAAGTCTTCCGCAAGCTCCAACTCCCCGAATACCACCTGCGCGTCGACCAACGCAACGCCCGCGCCGTCGCCTTCTACGAAAAACAAGGACTCACCAAACTCGCCGAAGAACGCAACCGCTTCAACGACCTCTGCTGGCGAATGGGCAAAACCCTCTAAGCACGCAAAAAAAGGACTCTCCACACACGGAGAGTCCCTTTTTTCTCAACCTTACATGCCTGCTTGCGGATCGTCTTGCATCATGCCGAATACGTTGCCTTCGGTGTCTTTGACATACGCGAGGTAGCCAACGGTCGGAATCGTAGCGACCGGGAAGAGAACTTCGCCGCCTGCTGCGACAACCGCTTCGACTTTCGCATGGACGTCTGCCACACCGAGGGTGTTGAAGGTTTCCGGTTTTTCCTGTTGCGGCATGAATCCGCCGTTGATGCCCGGGCCTTCCTCGCCGGTGTTGATCATCCAGTACACGTTGCCATCCGGCATCTCAAACTTGTTAAACGTCCACCCGAACACATCTCCGTAAAACTTCGCCGCACGCTCAAAGTCCTTCGCGGACAATTCAAAATGCACAACACGATTCATCGTATGTATCCCCCTAAACTAGTAAATGAAGTCTTTATCTAGTATACAACATAAGAAACATTCTAGGAAACAGACAATTGTTAAGATTCGATAAACGAAATAAATAAACCCCTTGTCGTTTCGAGTCCATTTTTGTTTGTTGACGTGTATGATTTATTTCTATAAAATTTTGACAAATACCTGTACTAGAAAAAGAGGAGGTTTCATCCATGTCCAAGCGTCGTCCGATGTTTCTCGCGGTGCTGATGGCGGGTCTGTTGGTTGTCCCGTCCACGCTCCCTTCGACACAAGCTACGGCGGGTGCCATCGACACTCCGCAACAAAGTCCGGATGCTCTGCAAACCGCTTTTGAAAAAGCCTCACAGGAGTTCGGCGTTCCGCTGAATGTCCTCATGTCCGTTTCGTACAACGAATCCCGTTGGGAACAGCACGTCGGCGTGCCTTCTCTCTCGGGCGGCTACGGCGTCATGCACTTGACTTCGCTGTCCCAGCCGGACCTCTCCGCTCGCGGGGAAACCGCTGACGAAAGCGCTGAGGGCGAGTCGGTCACGACCTTGCCCGCCAACAACGACCTTTCTGTGAACACGTTGGACGCAGCGGCGGAACTGCTCGGCACGAACACCGACGTTCTCAAAACCGATCTCACCGAAAACGTTCGCGGCGGCGCTGCGCTGCTCGCTCAATATGCGCGTGAAACGGTCGGATCGACTCCGACTCAGGCATCTGACTGGTACGGAGCCGTAGCGAAGTACAGCGGTTCGGACATCGACGAGATCGCGACCGACTTCGCAAACGACGTCTACACCACGATCCAAACCGGCGAATCGCGCACGACTCCGGAAGGTCAAACGGCGACGTTGACGGCCGAAGGAGTTACCCCGAACAAGTCCACCGCCGACAGCCTCCACCTGCGCAACGCGAAAAAAACCGGCACCGACTGCCCGAACGGGCTGGAGTGCCGGGAGATTCCCGCTCTCTACAAGCAATTGTCGGCGAGCCAAACCAACTACGGCAACTATGACATCGGCAACCGCCAACAGGACGGCGACGACATTCGCTACATCATCATCCACGACATCGAAGGAACCTACGAAGCGGGCATTCGGACGTTCCTCTCCCCGTCTTACGTCTCGGCGCACTTCGTTGTCAACAACGTCGACGGCCAAGTCACCGAGATGGTGAACCCGAAGGACGTCGCGTGGCAGGCGGGCAACTGGTACATCAACTCGCACTCCATCGGCATCGAACACGGCGGGATCGCAGCGGAGGGCGGTGCTTGGTACAGCGAGCAAATGTACCACGCGTCCGCCAAACTTGTGAAGTACCTCGCTCAAAAATACGACATCCCGCTCGACCGTCAGCACATCCTCGGACATGACGATCTGCCGGGCACGTCGCAAGCGACGCAGAAATCGATGCACTGGGACCCGGGTGCATTCTGGGATTGGTCGCACTACTTCGACCTGTTGGGCCAACCGATCAACCCGAGCAACGGGAACGGTCAAGGCAATGACAAGAAGCACGGCGACAACCCGATTCTCACGATCAACCCGCACTTCTCGACGAACCAACCGCCGCTGCTCTACGGCACGAAAGTTCTCGATGCGCAACCGTCGAACTTCGTCTACCTCTACCAAGCTCCGAGCTTTGACGCACCGCTTCTGAGCGATCCGGCTCTGCACGCCAAAACCGTGCCGGGCACGACGCAGATCAGCGACTGGGGCGACAAAGCGACGATCGGCCAGACCTTCTACCAAGCGGAAGTCCAAGGCGACTGGACCGCGATCTGGTACGGCGCACAAAAAGCCTGGTTCTACAACCCGAACGGCACCAACACCGTTCCGGGCAGCGGCTTGCTGATCACGCCGAAGTCCGGCCTGACTTCGATCCCGGTCTACGGCACCGCCTATCCGGAAGCAGCGGCGTTCACCGCGGCCGGCATCCCGAAAGCGGTCAACAACCCGCTTCAATACAGCATCCTCCCGGGCCAAGTGTACGTCTCGGCGGGCACCGTCCCGTCCGACTACTTCTACGCGAAACTCTTCAACGCCCCGGAGACGTACAAAGTCGTCAAAGGCAACGACCAGTTCTACCAGATCTCCTTCAACCACCGCATCGCGTTCGTCAAAGCAAGCGACGTGGATGTCGTCCAGCCATAAGAAAAAAGCCGTCGTCCGGTCTCGTACCGGGCGATGGCTTTTTTTTGTCCGCTTTGTTTTATTTCCTCTCAAACGTGAAGTACGTATGGCGGTAGACATTCCGCTCATCCACCACGCCGGGTTTCTGCTCCACAACTTGCCAGTTCAACCCGTCAAACTCGGGGAAAAACGTATCTCCCTCAAACGCGTGCCGAATCAACGTGAGGTACATCCGATCGGCCCGAGGCAACAGTTCACGAAACAACTCCGCCCCGCCAATGACAAAAACGTCCCCCTCCGGCAACTCCTCCAACGAGTGAATCACTTCGACACCCTCCGCCGAAAAATCGACCTGTCGCGTCAACACCACATTGCGCCGACCCGGCAACGGTTTCCCAATCGACTCGAACGTCTTGCGCCCCATGACCACCGTGTGCCCCATCGTCACAGCTTTGAAGTGCGCGAGGTCGGCAGGCAAGTGCCAAGGCATGGCGTTGTCCTTGCCGATCACACGGTTTTCATCCATCGCGACAATCAACGAGATCATACGGACACCGCTCCTTTGATCGCAGGGTGCGGGTCGTACCCGACCAACTCAAAGTCCCCGAACGAGAACCCGAAGATGTCTTGCACCTCCGGATTCAACTTCATCGTCGGGAGCGCACGAGGTTCGCGGGACAGTTGCAATTTTACTTGCTCGATGTGATTCAGGTAGATATGAGCGTCTCCCAGCGTATGAACGAAATCCCCCAGACCCAATCCGCAGACCTGAGCGACCATCATCGTCAGCAACGCATACGACGCAATATTAAACGGTACGCCGAGGAACACATCTCCAGACCGCTGGTAGAGCTGACACGACAGCTTCCCGTCGATCACGTAGAATTGGAACATCGTATGGCAGGGTTGCAGCGCCATCCCCCCCAACTCGCCCGCGTTCCACGCACTCACCACCAACCGCCGAGAATCGGGATTGCGCTTGATCTCGTCGACGACATTCTGAATCTGGTTGATCACTTTGCCGTCCGCCGTTTCCCATCTCACCCACTGCTTGCCGTACACCGGCCCTAGGTCTCCCTGCTCGTTTGCCCATTCGTCCCAGATGGACACGCCGTGCTCCTTCAAGTAGGCGACGTTCGTGTCCCCCTTCAAGAACCACAGCAATTCGTGGATGATCGACTTCAAATGAACTTTTTTCGTGGTAACCAAAGGAAAGCCCTCAGCCAAATTGAACCGCATCTGATGCCCGAAGACCGAGATCGTGCCGGTGCCGGTGCGGTCTTGCTTCGTCGTGCCGTTGGTGAGGATGTGCTCACAGAGTTCCAAGTATTGTTTCATGATGTCCGCGCCCCTCTCTATGACCTTATTCTATCAGTTTTTGTCGTCGTAAAACACATGCTCCGCCCGAATCGACGACTCCTCCACCGTAATCAACCCATAGGAAAAACGCGGCTGTTTCCGCTTGTCCGTCGGGGAGCCGGGGTTAAAAAGCAAAACTCCCCCCTCCTCCCTTACCAGCGGAATATGCGAATGCCCAAACACAATCACATCCACCGACTCCTCCAAAAAAGCCGCCCGCGCCCGCTGCTCCGTCGATTTCCCCTTGCCATCCCCATGTACGAGACCGATCTGAAAACTCCCGACGGAGATCACCTTTTTCCGTCCAAACTTCTCGACGATCTCTTCGCCGTCCACATTCCCGGCAACACCCTCGACAGGAGCAATCTTGGCCAACCACTCGTAGACAGCGAGCGTCTGCCAGTCCCCCGCGTGCAAAATCAAATCCACGCCGAGCAACCCCTCCCGCAACGCCCTCGGAAGCTGCTTCCCCATCTTGGGCATATGCGTATCGGACACCACACCGATTTTCACGATCAACACCTCCACCCTACATGATAACAAAAAATCCCCTGTTTCAAGATGGGGGTCTCGTGCGTCCAATTGATGTGCAAGTTGAGAATCGAAATTCTGAGAGGATGACATTGCCTGATGAAAGCTAGGACTTGGATGATCTACTTGAGCGTGGTCGCCCTCGTGGTGGCGGGGCTTGGGTGGTATGCCGCTGATCATAAAAAAACGATGCCTTCTCTCCCGAACGTTACGCCTAACTCGCAAACCAGTCCGTCGAAACCAGCTCCCCCGACTCCGGCACCGTCGCAGGACTCCCCCGCCTCCTCCGACATTCGGGGTGTCATCGAGGGCTTTTACGGCGATCCGTGGACGTTGGCCCAGCGCAAAAGCATGTTGCAGTTCATGGGCGAGCATCATTTCAACACCTACGTCTACGCGCCCAAGGACGACCCGTACCAGCGCAAACAGTGGAGCCGTCTCTACCCCGCTTCCAACTTGCACGAGATGCAATCTCTCGTGCAATCGGCCGAAACCAACAACATCCATTTCGTCTACTCCCTCTCCCCCGGACTCCCGGCCCCACTTCCGGGCGAGACTTCCACATCGGACGACGAAACCCGTTCCATCACTTACTCTTCGCCATCCGACCGCGACCAACTCGCGGCGAAAATCGACCAACTCCGCTCCATCGGCGTCCATGACTTCCTCCTGTCCTTCGACGACGTGCAGGAAACGCTCAAACCCGCCGACCAAACGCAGTATGGCACCAATATCGCATCTGCCCACATCACACTCGCCAACGATCTGTACCAACGAGAACACACCCTCGACCCGACCTTCCACCTCTGGTTCGCGCCCACGACCTACTACGGGGTCCAAGACAACCCGTACTGGCAGACTCTGCGCGCCAACCTCGATCCGGCAATCCCTGTGATCTGGACGGGCAACTGGGTTTTAAATCCGACGATCACCTCCGCCCAAGCGGAGACCGTCACCCACCTCCTCGGCCGCAAACCGTTGCTCTGGGACAACTACCCCGTCAACGACTACACCTACGTCGTCAAAAAAGCACCTCAACTTTTCCTCGGCCCGCTCGTTGGCCGCGATGCCGATCTGCCCGGCCACCTCTCCGGCTACATCGCCAACCCGCAACTCCAAGAGGAAGCCTCCAAAGTCGCCCTCTCCACCATCAGCGACTACCTGCAAAACCCGTCCGGCTACCAACCCACCCCCTCTTGGAAAAACGCCACTGCCACCGTCGGCGGCATCGGCGACCCGGCGGCGTGGCAACTTTTTTGCAGCTATGCACAGGAAAGCACCTTGCGCACGACGAGCAACCCCGAGTTCGTGCAGATGACCCGCGACTACTGGAACGCACCGAACCCGCAAGCCCGCGCCACAGCAGAATCCCGCCTGCGCGCCGAATTCCAGAACCT encodes the following:
- a CDS encoding MATE family efflux transporter, with product MRRVYSLSLPVIGELSLQHGLAAVDALFVAKLGLLSLNAVGVTSMFSVILLSILNALGVTVTVFLSRATTHATSEKTPSHARSLVWHGLVMGGSVGLTVAILCLLFATPLLHLAGAQGELQRTAMPYFFLVLSSTPVLALQTMLAACLRASGDTQTPLKVGLQMNLVHVALDALFIFGFDMGVAGAGVAYLLVQLFTLGLYLRRAAHHLPTRRDLKLSRPILARMMRFAVPAVIERLFKRGGQAVYLSFVVRMGTEPYAANNIANVLSLFTSLLGDGLATGVSIAMGQAIGDETSDRQTLQARLTEIRRWGFLGAAVSMTLTTLLLWCLSPWISLWFTDEPHVIQLITLVLGIYIFCQPFFAANLIDCAAIQAGGNSTYTMWVTILGVWGVRLVFIPILIFGFHLGLSGVWMCIGLDHMTRAYLYRRYRLKRDILYVP
- a CDS encoding GNAT family N-acetyltransferase translates to MLSFRPVNVPEHQEQVLHFFKSAATDPNEVFDEAEYIEFATQKSEELPEGFVFAEHDNQIVGELVLRTQLYEDRHVGYVSLIYVIPEGRGAGYAQLMFTYTEEVFRKLQLPEYHLRVDQRNARAVAFYEKQGLTKLAEERNRFNDLCWRMGKTL
- a CDS encoding VOC family protein, producing MNRVVHFELSAKDFERAAKFYGDVFGWTFNKFEMPDGNVYWMINTGEEGPGINGGFMPQQEKPETFNTLGVADVHAKVEAVVAAGGEVLFPVATIPTVGYLAYVKDTEGNVFGMMQDDPQAGM
- a CDS encoding N-acetylmuramoyl-L-alanine amidase encodes the protein MSKRRPMFLAVLMAGLLVVPSTLPSTQATAGAIDTPQQSPDALQTAFEKASQEFGVPLNVLMSVSYNESRWEQHVGVPSLSGGYGVMHLTSLSQPDLSARGETADESAEGESVTTLPANNDLSVNTLDAAAELLGTNTDVLKTDLTENVRGGAALLAQYARETVGSTPTQASDWYGAVAKYSGSDIDEIATDFANDVYTTIQTGESRTTPEGQTATLTAEGVTPNKSTADSLHLRNAKKTGTDCPNGLECREIPALYKQLSASQTNYGNYDIGNRQQDGDDIRYIIIHDIEGTYEAGIRTFLSPSYVSAHFVVNNVDGQVTEMVNPKDVAWQAGNWYINSHSIGIEHGGIAAEGGAWYSEQMYHASAKLVKYLAQKYDIPLDRQHILGHDDLPGTSQATQKSMHWDPGAFWDWSHYFDLLGQPINPSNGNGQGNDKKHGDNPILTINPHFSTNQPPLLYGTKVLDAQPSNFVYLYQAPSFDAPLLSDPALHAKTVPGTTQISDWGDKATIGQTFYQAEVQGDWTAIWYGAQKAWFYNPNGTNTVPGSGLLITPKSGLTSIPVYGTAYPEAAAFTAAGIPKAVNNPLQYSILPGQVYVSAGTVPSDYFYAKLFNAPETYKVVKGNDQFYQISFNHRIAFVKASDVDVVQP
- a CDS encoding dihydrofolate reductase, which produces MISLIVAMDENRVIGKDNAMPWHLPADLAHFKAVTMGHTVVMGRKTFESIGKPLPGRRNVVLTRQVDFSAEGVEVIHSLEELPEGDVFVIGGAELFRELLPRADRMYLTLIRHAFEGDTFFPEFDGLNWQVVEQKPGVVDERNVYRHTYFTFERK
- a CDS encoding thymidylate synthase; this translates as MKQYLELCEHILTNGTTKQDRTGTGTISVFGHQMRFNLAEGFPLVTTKKVHLKSIIHELLWFLKGDTNVAYLKEHGVSIWDEWANEQGDLGPVYGKQWVRWETADGKVINQIQNVVDEIKRNPDSRRLVVSAWNAGELGGMALQPCHTMFQFYVIDGKLSCQLYQRSGDVFLGVPFNIASYALLTMMVAQVCGLGLGDFVHTLGDAHIYLNHIEQVKLQLSREPRALPTMKLNPEVQDIFGFSFGDFELVGYDPHPAIKGAVSV
- a CDS encoding YfcE family phosphodiesterase, whose translation is MKIGVVSDTHMPKMGKQLPRALREGLLGVDLILHAGDWQTLAVYEWLAKIAPVEGVAGNVDGEEIVEKFGRKKVISVGSFQIGLVHGDGKGKSTEQRARAAFLEESVDVIVFGHSHIPLVREEGGVLLFNPGSPTDKRKQPRFSYGLITVEESSIRAEHVFYDDKN
- a CDS encoding protein O-GlcNAcase, which translates into the protein MKARTWMIYLSVVALVVAGLGWYAADHKKTMPSLPNVTPNSQTSPSKPAPPTPAPSQDSPASSDIRGVIEGFYGDPWTLAQRKSMLQFMGEHHFNTYVYAPKDDPYQRKQWSRLYPASNLHEMQSLVQSAETNNIHFVYSLSPGLPAPLPGETSTSDDETRSITYSSPSDRDQLAAKIDQLRSIGVHDFLLSFDDVQETLKPADQTQYGTNIASAHITLANDLYQREHTLDPTFHLWFAPTTYYGVQDNPYWQTLRANLDPAIPVIWTGNWVLNPTITSAQAETVTHLLGRKPLLWDNYPVNDYTYVVKKAPQLFLGPLVGRDADLPGHLSGYIANPQLQEEASKVALSTISDYLQNPSGYQPTPSWKNATATVGGIGDPAAWQLFCSYAQESTLRTTSNPEFVQMTRDYWNAPNPQARATAESRLRAEFQNLAALPTRLSQTVRNPDLLTEINPWLTKLASLAQVDLTALDSLNDPQNATLRQHLQTQIRGTQSSSYKIGTDLLTFAQQAAAH